Proteins encoded in a region of the Gigantopelta aegis isolate Gae_Host chromosome 13, Gae_host_genome, whole genome shotgun sequence genome:
- the LOC121387452 gene encoding ras-related protein Rab-6-like: MEGSIFSSGGLRGDTVFAKVVLLGKESVGKTCLATRIHANTYRQYSRATVYVDYLCLKLEGPDFASPVVLQLWDTAGQETFRSLIGFYIRSAHLAIVVYDVTSKASFLAAPPYFEEARKTEPKIRLVLVGNKTDDTENRQIRYKEGKAMADRYECPFYETSAKTGENVDILFDDIGRELSHAMTSPLSRHRDNGGRISSFILEGCKEQKQPTKRKCWC, translated from the exons ATGGAAGGATCTATTTTCTCTAGCGGAGGGTTGCGTGGAGATACGGTTTTCGCCAAAGTAGTTCTACTTGGAAAGGAAAGCGTAGGAAAAACTTGTTTAGCTACACGAATTCATGCAAATACTTATCGACAGTATTCAAGGGCAACTGTTTATG TGGATTACCTGTGTTTAAAACTGGAAGGACCGGACTTCGCCTCACCTGTTGTGTTACAATTGTGGGACACTGCTGGTCAAGAAACGTTCAGAAGTCTTATAGGATTTTACATCCGGTCAGCCCATTTAGCCATTGTAGTTTATGACGTCACCAGCAAG GCTTCGTTTTTGGCAGCTCCTCCATATTTTGAAGAAGCACGAAAGACTGAACCAAAGATACGTTTAGTCCTCGTCGGTAACAAAACAGATGACACTGAAAACAGACAAATCCGCTATAAG gAAGGCAAAGCAATGGCGGATAGATATGAGTGTCCGTTTTATGAAACTTCTGCTAAAACAGGAGAAAATGTGGACATTCTTTTCGATGATATTg GTCGTGAACTCAGTCACGCTATGACGTCACCACTATCGCGTCATAGAGACAACGGTGGGAGGATCAGTTCATTCATATTGGAGGGATGTAAGGAACAGAAGCAACCCACAAAACGGAAATGTTGGTGCTGA